The following proteins come from a genomic window of Flavobacterium eburneipallidum:
- a CDS encoding RNA polymerase sigma factor, which translates to MANTIHPDQIYIEGLANNDSAIIQSIYKKFVPKVVSYIRNNSGDEDQAQDVVQEIMILLFNQAKANKLQLTCPFDAYFFLLCKRKWLNEIKKSSNKGVTINEDLASNTESTEQMVTETELFDEKQQLFDTMFQKLGDKCQELLKLSFTIKSMEEVAEKLNVTYGYVRKKKSLCVGQLTQWIQETNRFNSLKMN; encoded by the coding sequence ATGGCTAATACGATTCATCCCGACCAAATCTATATTGAAGGACTTGCTAATAATGATTCAGCAATAATTCAATCTATTTACAAGAAGTTTGTTCCCAAAGTTGTTTCTTATATCAGGAACAATTCTGGCGATGAAGATCAGGCTCAAGATGTGGTTCAGGAAATTATGATTTTGCTTTTCAATCAGGCCAAAGCCAATAAATTGCAACTCACTTGCCCCTTTGATGCTTACTTTTTTTTATTGTGTAAAAGAAAATGGTTGAACGAAATAAAAAAATCTTCGAATAAAGGGGTAACAATCAATGAAGATTTGGCATCTAATACTGAATCCACAGAACAAATGGTTACAGAAACTGAATTGTTCGACGAAAAACAGCAACTTTTTGACACGATGTTTCAAAAACTAGGCGACAAATGCCAAGAGTTATTGAAATTGAGTTTCACCATCAAATCGATGGAGGAAGTTGCCGAAAAACTCAACGTGACCTATGGTTATGTTCGAAAGAAAAAATCGTTGTGTGTAGGTCAATTAACCCAGTGGATTCAGGAAACCAATCGCTTTAACTCTTTAAAAATGAATTAG
- a CDS encoding tetratricopeptide repeat protein, translating into MNEERYIEFDQYLANELSAEEKISFEKQLSEDPELATAFEIFKELQLHLDNKFGNAGELNAFKKNLKSISKDHFKIKKSKVIDLRAWHYAVAASVAILFGLFVFQNINPSFEDYNHPEMASFVERGDVSENLKLAQDAFNTKEYKTAIPYFENILKEKKSAEIQYFYAISLLEDHQFKKAESNLTALQTGTSIYKNKATWYLALSKLKQKKYKDCKEILLTIPDDFEEYDQVQQLLNELD; encoded by the coding sequence ATGAATGAGGAACGCTACATAGAATTCGACCAATATTTGGCAAATGAATTATCTGCCGAAGAAAAAATATCTTTTGAAAAACAATTGTCAGAAGACCCAGAATTGGCTACAGCATTTGAAATTTTCAAGGAATTGCAGCTTCATTTGGACAATAAATTTGGCAATGCCGGAGAATTAAATGCTTTTAAAAAGAATTTAAAATCCATTTCTAAAGATCATTTCAAGATTAAAAAATCAAAAGTGATTGATTTAAGAGCTTGGCATTATGCCGTTGCGGCTTCTGTGGCAATCTTGTTCGGATTATTTGTTTTTCAGAATATAAATCCATCTTTTGAAGATTACAATCATCCCGAAATGGCAAGTTTTGTTGAAAGAGGCGATGTAAGCGAAAATTTAAAATTGGCACAAGATGCCTTTAACACAAAAGAGTATAAAACCGCCATTCCATATTTCGAAAATATTTTAAAAGAGAAAAAATCAGCTGAAATTCAATATTTTTATGCGATTTCACTTTTAGAAGATCATCAATTTAAAAAAGCCGAAAGCAATTTGACTGCATTACAAACTGGAACTTCTATTTATAAAAACAAAGCCACTTGGTATTTGGCTCTTTCTAAATTAAAACAGAAAAAATACAAAGATTGTAAAGAAATTCTATTGACCATTCCAGATGATTTTGAAGAGTATGACCAAGTGCAACAATTATTAAATGAATTGGATTAA
- a CDS encoding CHAT domain-containing protein, translating into MNWIKPFLCLILFLNLTVFGQNSLATEDQIYNAIDAYVVNPTLEGLSNLTQTERNFWKNAKPKIKNEFLAIVVLNCNKAYYENQFGKTHQAISSYEKAWKIYQNYKLSNYDITEYCLKPLGNLYTIIGDFDNAENTIKQYYFIANTDRNQSQKIAAILNLSNVYQNTGRINEAIDLLEKNIRKEKLTPTQKGNLLNNLGNNYVLSYKNPSLSKPIPDIFKKLEGSYFAAIQLLKSDKTQSETLANCYRNLSALNIQWHNHELANSYFEKAKKYFFLTANIVPRKLAKFKLEEANLLFQQEKYSEASTILSSVFKTLIPNYSSSKNSFPNVNSLYAETILLDAIDLQAEIFVNQNQPKKALEGYALSFQIEELFSNLLVYENSKIINQIRIRNRTEKCIAIYDLLHQKEGKISYLEKAFQLAERTKSGVLKNYLSTKKTTSREEKLHLEQLQNWNNEILKEQQKGDLANVSKINEANKKQNELMLSLKKIRSKNQVDSAENLDIKVLYSKLEKDKAIMVEYFSGFEKIYIFTLANQRIRLKYIYITDTAIPEIISFLDYFSDTNKITDDISGYNHYGNSLYKMLQLPINTTYQNLVIVPDGLLNFLPFEALITKESNTTNFTQMHYLLHDFRIAYNNSASFYLNGKSISNDKKSVLGIFPVFEKTNYELTFSKKEMQSIKSNFDGQFFDNKNATFDNFKKNANHYSILHLSTHASSGDTQTSASIKFYDQEILYSELYNLNINPDLVVLSACETGIGKLYKSEGAMSVARGFQFAGAQNLLFSLWKVNDFTTSVFMDKFYRNIKNDQSYFEANANAKLDFLNDESISNAKKSPYYWSAFVYYGSIEKPEAPTNYYFYIIGLLIVIGLFLVFKYFRK; encoded by the coding sequence ATGAATTGGATTAAACCCTTTTTGTGTCTAATACTATTCCTAAATCTAACTGTTTTTGGACAAAATTCGCTTGCAACAGAAGATCAGATTTACAATGCGATTGATGCTTATGTTGTGAATCCAACCCTTGAAGGATTGTCAAATTTGACGCAAACGGAACGTAATTTTTGGAAAAACGCTAAACCGAAAATCAAGAATGAATTCCTAGCCATTGTGGTTTTAAATTGCAACAAAGCCTATTATGAAAATCAATTTGGCAAGACTCATCAAGCCATTTCAAGTTATGAAAAAGCCTGGAAAATTTATCAAAACTACAAACTTTCTAATTATGATATTACCGAATATTGTCTGAAACCATTGGGTAATCTTTACACAATTATTGGGGATTTTGACAATGCCGAAAACACTATCAAACAGTATTATTTTATTGCCAATACCGATAGAAATCAATCGCAAAAAATTGCAGCTATTCTCAATTTGTCGAATGTGTATCAAAATACAGGTAGAATAAATGAGGCTATTGATTTACTCGAAAAAAACATTAGAAAGGAGAAACTGACCCCTACGCAAAAAGGAAATTTGTTGAACAATTTGGGAAACAATTATGTATTAAGTTATAAAAATCCAAGTTTGTCCAAACCTATTCCAGACATTTTCAAAAAACTAGAAGGCTCTTATTTTGCTGCCATTCAGTTATTGAAATCCGACAAAACTCAAAGTGAAACACTGGCGAATTGTTACCGCAACTTATCGGCATTAAATATCCAATGGCACAACCATGAATTAGCCAATTCCTATTTTGAAAAAGCAAAAAAATATTTCTTTTTAACTGCTAATATTGTGCCTCGAAAACTAGCCAAATTCAAACTGGAAGAAGCTAATTTATTGTTTCAGCAAGAAAAATATTCAGAAGCTAGCACCATTTTATCATCCGTTTTCAAGACTTTAATCCCCAATTATTCGAGTTCAAAAAATAGTTTTCCTAATGTCAATTCGCTTTATGCAGAAACCATTTTATTGGACGCAATAGACTTGCAAGCGGAAATTTTTGTGAATCAAAATCAACCCAAAAAGGCGTTGGAAGGATATGCTCTTTCGTTCCAAATAGAAGAGTTGTTCTCGAACTTATTGGTCTATGAAAATTCTAAAATCATCAACCAAATTAGAATTAGAAATCGCACCGAAAAGTGCATTGCTATTTATGATTTGTTGCATCAAAAAGAAGGCAAAATCAGTTATTTAGAAAAAGCGTTTCAACTTGCGGAACGAACCAAATCGGGTGTTTTGAAAAACTATCTTTCCACCAAAAAAACTACTTCCAGAGAAGAAAAACTGCATTTAGAACAATTGCAAAACTGGAATAACGAAATCCTAAAAGAACAACAAAAAGGTGATTTGGCAAACGTTTCCAAAATAAACGAAGCCAATAAAAAACAAAACGAATTGATGCTTTCGCTAAAGAAAATCAGGTCGAAAAACCAAGTCGATTCAGCTGAAAATTTAGATATAAAAGTCTTGTATTCTAAACTCGAAAAAGACAAAGCCATTATGGTGGAGTATTTTTCGGGCTTTGAAAAAATCTATATTTTTACTTTGGCAAATCAAAGAATAAGGCTGAAATACATTTACATTACAGACACTGCTATTCCAGAAATAATTTCATTTTTGGATTATTTTAGTGATACTAATAAAATTACAGATGATATTTCGGGTTATAATCATTATGGTAATTCGCTTTATAAAATGCTGCAATTGCCAATCAATACCACTTACCAAAACCTCGTCATTGTCCCTGATGGATTATTAAATTTCCTTCCTTTTGAAGCCTTAATTACTAAAGAATCCAACACGACGAATTTTACCCAAATGCACTATTTGCTGCATGATTTCAGGATAGCCTATAACAATTCGGCTAGCTTTTATTTGAATGGGAAATCCATTTCAAACGATAAAAAATCGGTACTCGGAATTTTTCCCGTTTTCGAAAAAACGAATTATGAATTGACTTTTTCCAAAAAAGAAATGCAATCGATAAAAAGCAATTTCGATGGTCAGTTTTTTGACAACAAAAATGCTACTTTCGATAACTTTAAAAAGAATGCAAACCATTATTCGATTTTACATTTATCTACACATGCCAGTTCGGGAGATACTCAAACGTCAGCAAGTATCAAGTTTTATGACCAAGAAATCTTGTATTCCGAGTTGTATAACCTCAATATCAATCCTGATTTGGTCGTTTTAAGTGCTTGTGAAACCGGAATTGGAAAACTCTACAAATCCGAAGGAGCGATGAGCGTTGCCAGAGGATTTCAATTTGCTGGAGCTCAAAATTTATTGTTTTCTCTTTGGAAAGTAAACGATTTTACTACTTCGGTTTTTATGGATAAGTTTTACAGAAACATTAAAAATGACCAATCTTACTTCGAAGCGAATGCCAATGCCAAACTCGATTTCCTAAATGACGAATCCATTTCGAATGCTAAAAAATCGCCTTATTATTGGAGTGCTTTTGTTTATTATGGTTCAATTGAAAAGCCAGAAGCACCAACGAATTATTATTTTTATATTATTGGGTTATTGATTGTAATTGGATTATTTTTGGTCTTCAAATACTTTCGAAAATGA
- a CDS encoding retropepsin-like aspartic protease, producing the protein MNYLPYILKKENYKKIKFKISKTQHLLIKAKINGVKGNFILDTGASNSCVGFESIGLFQLTANDSKTKASGAGATGMLTQTSVGNKLQLGDWKFREFDLVIFDLSHVNEALIAYKAKPVHGIIGADILMQGKGIIDYYNHCLYLRK; encoded by the coding sequence ATGAATTACCTTCCCTATATTCTTAAAAAAGAAAACTACAAAAAAATAAAATTCAAGATTTCTAAAACCCAACATTTGCTCATCAAAGCGAAGATTAATGGCGTGAAAGGTAATTTTATTCTGGATACAGGAGCTTCTAACAGTTGCGTTGGTTTTGAAAGTATCGGATTGTTTCAACTCACAGCTAACGATTCTAAAACCAAAGCTTCGGGTGCCGGTGCAACGGGGATGTTGACACAAACTTCTGTCGGCAATAAACTGCAATTAGGCGATTGGAAATTCCGTGAATTTGATTTGGTGATTTTTGACTTATCTCATGTTAATGAAGCTTTGATTGCTTATAAAGCCAAACCTGTTCACGGCATCATTGGTGCCGATATTCTAATGCAAGGTAAAGGAATTATTGATTATTACAATCATTGTTTGTATTTGAGAAAATAG
- a CDS encoding ThuA domain-containing protein produces the protein MKIKLLLLTVFFGFSAVFANPSAKKRILIYTKNGKGYVHKNIASSVEAWKKIGEENNLIVDVSDDPAVMNTENLSKYSCLIFSNTCNAIFDTEQQKQAFVDYIHSGGAFVGIHSASDSEKSWPWYATMVGGRFKRHPAFQSFEIKVIDKNHPATSMLGETWKKEDECYYMNEFNPNIHILLAADMRTVNDKEKEVYPGRTFGDYLPLAWCHEFEGGRVFYTALGHDSKDYTNSVYLEHITGGLLWALGTNSKKSNSKRK, from the coding sequence ATGAAAATTAAGCTACTATTACTCACTGTTTTTTTTGGATTCAGTGCTGTTTTTGCAAATCCATCAGCTAAAAAACGTATTTTAATTTATACCAAAAATGGTAAAGGTTATGTACACAAAAACATTGCTTCTAGCGTGGAAGCGTGGAAGAAAATTGGCGAAGAAAACAATTTAATTGTGGATGTTTCCGATGATCCAGCCGTAATGAATACCGAAAATTTATCCAAGTACAGCTGTCTGATTTTTTCGAATACTTGTAATGCTATTTTTGATACCGAACAGCAAAAGCAAGCCTTTGTAGATTATATTCATTCTGGTGGTGCTTTCGTAGGCATTCATAGTGCATCTGATTCTGAAAAATCTTGGCCTTGGTATGCAACAATGGTCGGTGGGAGATTCAAAAGACATCCTGCTTTTCAGTCTTTCGAAATAAAAGTCATTGATAAAAATCATCCTGCTACTTCGATGCTGGGAGAAACATGGAAAAAAGAAGATGAGTGCTATTATATGAATGAATTCAATCCGAATATTCATATCCTTTTAGCAGCCGATATGCGAACGGTCAATGACAAAGAAAAAGAAGTCTATCCTGGACGCACTTTTGGCGATTATCTACCATTGGCTTGGTGTCATGAATTTGAAGGCGGAAGAGTTTTCTATACCGCTTTAGGTCATGACAGTAAAGATTATACTAATTCTGTATATCTGGAACATATTACAGGCGGACTTTTATGGGCATTAGGAACGAATTCAAAAAAGTCAAATTCGAAGCGAAAATAA